A single genomic interval of Amycolatopsis albispora harbors:
- a CDS encoding serine hydrolase domain-containing protein, translated as MRLGALIAIAAVTMAGMTSSVVAAEGEAVTGRFDRPQQGFAPPGTTLRPATPEEAGLDPAPLLAAEQKIDAWTRPDSTGHPLFAGAVGMQVHDGMVVNTHTAGSALRYADGAGTELPPDQQVPMRMDTIFDLASISKLFTSLAVMQVVETGQVDIDEKVATYLPEFGVNGKECITVRQLLTHTSGLEPFLPLWRDWPDKAARIKAVMDVKPVYEPGSTYKYSDLNLITLGVLVERITGQPLDVRVREGITEPLGMVDTGYNPPAEKLDRIAATEFMTVPDRGMIRGQVHDENAWSLGGVAGHAGVFSTAADLSVLGQAVLNGGAYGGKRILRQDTVRQMLTDYNQDFPGNAHGLGFELDQLWYMGGLTSPGTAGHTGFTGTSLVIDPASRSIAILLTNRVHPTRTWGSINAAREAWATGLSRALAVPPKHGPDAWFSEIGNLSTATLTTKPLTVGDRPLRVTFDTFVDTESTDQLVLESSTDGTTWQPVSLRAAGPGAPGGEVSALSGTGHRSWWSVSAMVPPSENVALRWRYTTDKQYTARGVLLDGVQAVVSGNAVLDLEREPEAVTPQGWQLRSR; from the coding sequence ATGAGGCTCGGCGCGCTGATCGCGATCGCGGCGGTCACCATGGCGGGTATGACCTCGAGCGTGGTCGCCGCCGAGGGCGAAGCGGTGACCGGCCGGTTCGACCGGCCGCAGCAGGGCTTCGCCCCGCCGGGCACCACGCTGCGCCCGGCCACGCCGGAGGAGGCCGGGCTCGACCCGGCCCCGCTGCTGGCCGCCGAGCAGAAGATCGACGCCTGGACCAGGCCGGACAGCACCGGGCACCCGCTGTTCGCCGGTGCCGTCGGCATGCAGGTCCACGACGGCATGGTGGTGAACACGCACACCGCCGGCTCCGCGCTGCGGTACGCCGACGGCGCCGGCACCGAGCTGCCGCCCGATCAGCAGGTGCCGATGCGGATGGACACCATCTTCGACCTGGCCTCGATCTCGAAGCTGTTCACCTCGCTCGCGGTGATGCAGGTGGTCGAGACCGGTCAGGTGGACATCGACGAGAAGGTGGCCACCTACCTGCCGGAGTTCGGGGTCAACGGCAAGGAGTGCATCACCGTCCGGCAGCTGCTCACGCACACCTCCGGGCTGGAGCCGTTCCTGCCGCTGTGGCGCGACTGGCCGGACAAGGCCGCGCGCATCAAGGCCGTGATGGACGTCAAGCCGGTGTACGAGCCGGGCAGCACTTACAAGTACTCCGACCTGAACCTGATCACGCTGGGCGTGCTGGTGGAGCGGATCACCGGGCAGCCGCTGGACGTGCGTGTGCGCGAGGGCATCACCGAACCGCTCGGCATGGTGGACACCGGCTACAACCCGCCCGCCGAAAAGCTGGACCGGATCGCCGCGACGGAGTTCATGACCGTGCCGGACCGCGGCATGATCCGCGGCCAGGTGCACGACGAGAACGCGTGGTCGCTGGGCGGGGTCGCCGGGCACGCCGGGGTGTTCTCCACCGCCGCGGACCTGTCCGTGCTCGGGCAGGCCGTGCTCAACGGCGGCGCCTACGGCGGCAAGCGGATCCTGCGGCAGGACACCGTCCGCCAGATGCTCACCGACTACAACCAGGACTTCCCCGGCAACGCGCACGGGCTGGGCTTCGAGCTGGACCAGCTCTGGTACATGGGCGGGCTGACCTCGCCCGGTACCGCCGGGCACACCGGGTTCACCGGCACTTCGCTGGTGATCGACCCGGCTTCGCGCTCGATCGCCATCCTGCTGACCAACCGCGTGCACCCGACCCGGACCTGGGGCTCGATCAACGCGGCCAGGGAGGCCTGGGCGACCGGGCTGTCGCGCGCGCTGGCGGTGCCGCCGAAGCACGGGCCCGACGCGTGGTTTTCGGAAATCGGCAACCTGTCGACCGCGACCCTGACCACGAAGCCGCTCACCGTGGGTGACCGACCACTGAGAGTGACCTTCGACACCTTCGTCGATACCGAATCGACCGACCAGCTGGTGCTCGAGTCCTCCACGGACGGGACGACCTGGCAGCCGGTGTCACTTCGGGCAGCCGGGCCGGGAGCGCCCGGCGGGGAGGTCAGCGCGCTGTCCGGCACCGGGCACCGATCTTGGTGGTCGGTCAGCGCGATGGTGCCGCCCAGTGAAAATGTGGCCCTGCGCTGGCGTTACACCACGGACAAGCAGTACACCGCGCGCGGCGTGCTGCTGGACGGCGTGCAGGCCGTGGTGTCCGGTAACGCGGTACTCGACCTGGAACGCGAGCCGGAAGCTGTAACACCGCAGGGATGGCAGTTGCGTAGTCGCTGA
- a CDS encoding MurR/RpiR family transcriptional regulator: MRESEASPLVRIRSLLPGLARAEQRVAKVVLDDPSSVARRSITEVALAANTSETTVTRFCKAIGVGGYPQLRIALAADTARTEARSSRNLGGEIGPDDDLAAVIGKVSFADARAVEETADQLDVAALQRVIDLIAGAGRVDVYGVGASAFVAADLQQKLHRIGRVSFAWSDTHIMLTSAAVLKPGDVAVGISHTGATTDTVEALRVAREHGAITVALTNFPRSPITEVADHVLTTAARETTFRSGATASRIAQLTVIDCMFIGVAQRHMDAAVSALDATRDAVGHHRLGVRPDGRRRPRETGK; this comes from the coding sequence GTGCGCGAGTCCGAGGCCAGCCCGCTGGTCCGGATCCGGTCGCTGCTGCCCGGCCTGGCCAGGGCCGAGCAGCGCGTGGCCAAGGTAGTGCTCGACGACCCGTCCAGCGTCGCCAGACGCAGCATCACCGAGGTGGCGCTGGCCGCGAACACCAGCGAGACCACGGTGACCCGGTTCTGCAAGGCCATCGGCGTCGGCGGTTACCCGCAGCTGCGCATCGCGCTGGCCGCGGACACCGCGCGCACCGAGGCCCGCTCCAGCCGCAACCTCGGCGGCGAGATCGGCCCGGACGACGACCTGGCCGCGGTGATCGGCAAGGTCAGCTTCGCCGACGCCCGTGCCGTCGAGGAGACCGCCGACCAGCTCGACGTGGCCGCCCTGCAGCGCGTGATCGACCTGATCGCCGGCGCCGGCCGGGTGGACGTCTACGGCGTCGGTGCCAGCGCCTTCGTCGCCGCCGACCTGCAGCAGAAGCTGCACCGCATCGGCCGGGTCAGCTTCGCCTGGTCCGACACGCACATCATGCTGACCTCGGCCGCGGTGCTGAAGCCCGGCGACGTCGCGGTCGGCATCTCGCACACCGGGGCCACCACCGACACCGTGGAAGCGCTCCGCGTGGCCCGTGAGCACGGCGCCATCACCGTCGCGCTGACCAACTTCCCCCGCTCCCCGATCACCGAGGTGGCCGACCACGTGCTCACCACCGCGGCCAGGGAGACCACCTTCCGCTCGGGGGCCACGGCCAGCCGGATCGCCCAGCTCACCGTCATCGACTGCATGTTCATCGGCGTGGCGCAGCGGCACATGGATGCCGCCGTGTCCGCGCTGGACGCCACCCGCGACGCCGTCGGCCACCACCGGCTCGGCGTCCGGCCGGACGGCCGCCGCCGGCCGAGGGAGACCGGGAAATGA
- a CDS encoding N-acetylmuramic acid 6-phosphate etherase, with protein sequence MSDVKVKDTVRPLVGLRRQVVHVDSPTEQRNPRTMDIDLMSTVGILGALNAEDKLVPDAVNAVLPQLARAVDYAVEALRAGHRVHYVGAGTSGRLATLDAAELVPTFNVPDDWFVAHHAGGPRALRQAVENAEDDDDAGAAELRESVEPGDFVLGLTASGRTPYVLGALAAASEAGCRTALVSGNPRSQNVPGVDVLIAVDTGPEAIAGSTRMKAGSAQKIILTAFSTATMIKLGRTYSNLMVSMRATNAKLRGRNVRILREATGMSEHDCSEALAESGDDLKVALVHLLSGVDTKTAGKALEANQGHVRNALASLHMRAS encoded by the coding sequence ATGAGTGATGTGAAGGTGAAGGACACAGTTCGGCCGCTCGTCGGCCTGCGCCGCCAGGTGGTCCACGTGGACTCCCCGACGGAGCAGCGGAACCCCCGCACCATGGACATCGACCTGATGTCCACCGTGGGCATCCTCGGCGCGCTGAACGCCGAGGACAAGCTGGTCCCGGACGCGGTCAACGCGGTGCTGCCGCAGCTGGCCCGCGCGGTGGACTACGCGGTGGAAGCCCTGCGTGCCGGACACCGCGTGCACTACGTCGGTGCCGGTACCTCCGGCAGGCTCGCCACGCTCGACGCGGCCGAACTCGTTCCGACCTTCAACGTGCCCGACGACTGGTTCGTCGCGCACCACGCCGGTGGGCCGCGTGCCCTGCGGCAGGCCGTGGAGAACGCCGAGGACGACGACGACGCCGGTGCCGCCGAGCTGCGCGAGTCGGTGGAGCCGGGTGACTTCGTGCTCGGCCTCACCGCCTCCGGGCGCACGCCGTACGTGCTCGGCGCGCTCGCGGCCGCTTCGGAGGCCGGGTGCCGGACGGCGCTGGTCTCGGGCAACCCGCGTTCGCAGAACGTGCCGGGCGTCGACGTGCTGATCGCGGTGGACACCGGCCCGGAGGCGATCGCCGGCTCCACCCGGATGAAGGCGGGCAGCGCGCAGAAGATCATCCTGACCGCGTTCTCCACCGCCACCATGATCAAGCTCGGGCGGACCTACTCGAACCTGATGGTCAGCATGCGGGCGACCAACGCGAAGCTGCGCGGCCGCAACGTGCGCATCCTGCGTGAGGCCACCGGCATGAGCGAGCACGACTGCTCCGAGGCGCTGGCCGAATCCGGTGACGACCTCAAGGTCGCACTGGTGCACCTGCTGTCCGGTGTGGACACCAAAACGGCGGGCAAGGCGCTGGAGGCCAACCAGGGGCACGTGCGCAACGCACTCGCGTCGCTGCACATGCGCGCTTCCTAG
- a CDS encoding oxidoreductase, whose translation MTDPLAPLLDLDGVAAAVKSAQDAVFAVHRHPANLRAGAATAAEASVRAARASAGIDGGDPDIPAEGSVTDPVLAGSLRVAEAAESLLPTWRRAPLQALAKLHVLAAADLTADADALGRPRTGTAERLELLAQLVTGATSVPGPVLTAVVHGELLTLRPFGTADGVLARAAARLSMIATGLDPKALTVPEVACFRHVRRYTAAAEAFASGEPDGVREWLLFCCQSYETGAREATGIADSAGS comes from the coding sequence ATGACCGATCCGCTCGCCCCGCTGCTGGACCTCGACGGTGTGGCCGCCGCGGTGAAGTCCGCGCAGGACGCCGTGTTCGCCGTGCACCGCCACCCGGCCAACCTGCGCGCGGGAGCCGCGACCGCCGCCGAGGCCTCGGTTCGCGCCGCCCGCGCGTCGGCCGGGATCGACGGCGGAGATCCCGACATCCCGGCCGAGGGCTCGGTCACCGACCCGGTGCTCGCGGGCTCGCTGCGCGTGGCCGAAGCGGCGGAGTCGCTGCTGCCGACCTGGCGGCGGGCGCCGTTGCAGGCGCTGGCGAAGCTGCACGTGCTCGCCGCCGCGGACCTGACCGCCGACGCCGACGCGCTCGGCAGGCCGCGCACGGGCACCGCCGAACGCCTCGAGCTGCTCGCGCAGCTGGTCACCGGCGCCACCTCGGTGCCGGGGCCGGTGCTCACCGCGGTGGTGCACGGGGAACTGCTCACGCTGCGGCCGTTCGGCACCGCGGACGGCGTGCTGGCACGAGCCGCCGCGCGGCTTTCGATGATCGCCACCGGGCTCGACCCGAAGGCGCTCACCGTGCCCGAGGTCGCCTGCTTCCGGCACGTGCGGCGGTACACCGCGGCCGCGGAGGCGTTCGCCTCCGGCGAGCCGGACGGTGTCCGCGAGTGGCTGCTGTTCTGCTGCCAGAGCTACGAAACCGGCGCGCGGGAGGCCACCGGCATCGCGGATTCCGCGGGCTCCTAG
- a CDS encoding phosphoribosyltransferase: MAEREELTWELFGEASRALAEEVAGSGYDPDLILSIARGGLFVAGALGYALDVKNLHVMNVEFYTGVNQRLDLPVMLPPVPNVVDLTQKKVLIADDVADTGATLKLVRDFCADHVAEVRCAVVYEKPKSEVSCEYVWRRTDKWINFPWSSQPPVITRAAQVLDA; encoded by the coding sequence GTGGCAGAACGCGAAGAGCTGACCTGGGAACTGTTCGGTGAGGCGAGCCGGGCACTGGCCGAAGAAGTCGCCGGCAGCGGGTACGACCCCGACCTCATCCTGTCCATCGCGCGCGGCGGGCTCTTCGTGGCGGGCGCGCTCGGGTACGCGCTCGACGTGAAGAACCTGCACGTGATGAACGTGGAGTTCTACACCGGCGTGAACCAGCGCCTCGACCTGCCGGTGATGCTGCCGCCGGTGCCGAACGTGGTCGACCTGACGCAGAAGAAGGTGCTGATCGCCGACGACGTGGCCGACACCGGTGCCACGCTCAAGCTGGTCCGCGACTTCTGCGCCGACCACGTGGCCGAGGTGCGCTGCGCGGTGGTCTACGAGAAGCCGAAGTCGGAGGTCAGCTGCGAGTACGTGTGGCGGCGGACCGACAAGTGGATCAACTTCCCGTGGTCTTCGCAGCCGCCGGTGATCACCCGGGCAGCGCAGGTGCTGGACGCATGA
- a CDS encoding GNAT family N-acetyltransferase, whose product MNDWTRRPTLVGKHVRLEPLTTDHAAGLHEAGSDPVVWTWLSLHRPETVAATEAMIAEVLTDPDRLAFAQVDVRTGAVAGTTSYYGIVPKHRILSIGHTWIGRPWQRTALNTEAKLLLLQHAFEELDANRVAWETDINNVQSQRAIERLGAKKEGVLRGHRVRKDGSVRDTVLYSVTKPEWPFVRDSLAARLG is encoded by the coding sequence GTGAACGACTGGACCCGCCGTCCGACGCTCGTCGGCAAGCACGTGCGCCTCGAACCCCTCACCACCGACCACGCAGCCGGGCTGCATGAAGCCGGGTCCGACCCAGTGGTCTGGACCTGGCTGAGCCTGCACCGGCCGGAGACGGTGGCCGCCACCGAGGCGATGATCGCCGAGGTCCTCACCGACCCGGACCGGCTGGCCTTCGCGCAGGTGGACGTGCGTACCGGTGCCGTCGCCGGCACCACCTCCTACTACGGGATCGTGCCCAAGCACCGGATCCTGAGCATCGGGCACACCTGGATCGGCAGGCCCTGGCAGCGCACCGCGTTGAACACCGAAGCCAAACTCCTGTTGCTGCAGCACGCTTTCGAGGAACTGGACGCGAACAGGGTGGCGTGGGAGACCGACATCAACAACGTCCAGTCGCAGCGCGCGATCGAGCGGCTCGGCGCGAAGAAGGAGGGCGTCCTGCGCGGGCACCGCGTCCGCAAGGACGGCTCGGTCCGGGACACCGTGCTGTACTCCGTCACCAAACCGGAATGGCCATTCGTACGCGATTCCCTGGCCGCTCGTCTGGGCTGA